Proteins encoded within one genomic window of Nitrospina gracilis 3/211:
- a CDS encoding tetratricopeptide repeat protein, which produces MPLAWAGNSDAQYQLGVLYLNGQGVPVDTRKAAKWFLASALQGDVGAQYFLAELYRKGQGVDRDLEVAAAWYRKAAEQDYPDAQYRLGTWYADVTHDAADPVQAYVWLALAARNGIQPVGVDVLGLLFSL; this is translated from the coding sequence ATGCCCCTGGCCTGGGCCGGAAACTCCGACGCCCAGTATCAGCTTGGGGTTCTTTATCTCAATGGCCAGGGCGTGCCCGTTGATACAAGAAAAGCGGCAAAGTGGTTTCTTGCCAGTGCTCTGCAGGGAGACGTCGGCGCGCAGTATTTTCTGGCAGAGTTGTACCGTAAAGGACAGGGGGTGGATCGCGACCTGGAAGTCGCTGCCGCCTGGTACCGGAAAGCCGCGGAGCAGGATTACCCCGATGCCCAGTACCGTCTGGGAACCTGGTACGCGGACGTCACCCACGATGCCGCCGATCCGGTGCAGGCGTATGTCTGGCTGGCGCTTGCCGCCCGCAACGGCATCCAGCCGGTCGGTGTGGATGTCCTGGGCCTTCTGTTCAGTTTG
- a CDS encoding NmrA family NAD(P)-binding protein: MEGSRKSILVVGGTGYVGSRLVPRLCEKNHRIRCLTRSRVEKKKSSFHDVELIRGDLLQPATLPKALEGIDIAFYLAHSLDEKTDFEEKERRAAENFGAAAKKAGVKRIIYLGGLARGEGSSLSPHLRSRKAVGDTLRASGVQVIEFQASIVLGRGSLSFEMIRALSERLPIMIMPRWVRVKAQPICICDLVLYLVQAVDLPTQENEIFQIGGADQVSYKELIAEYSRQRKLWRMLIPVPVLTPYLSSLWLALVTPVYARVGRKLIESIKSPTVVTEHHAETVFPDIKPMGMVASIEYALREIELFGPV, encoded by the coding sequence ATGGAGGGCAGTCGTAAAAGCATACTTGTGGTCGGGGGTACGGGCTACGTGGGCAGTCGACTGGTCCCCCGCCTGTGCGAAAAAAACCACCGCATTCGCTGCCTCACCCGGTCGCGGGTCGAGAAAAAGAAATCCTCCTTCCACGACGTGGAACTGATCCGGGGCGACCTCCTTCAACCCGCCACCCTGCCGAAAGCGTTGGAAGGCATCGACATCGCCTTCTATCTGGCGCACAGTCTGGACGAAAAAACAGACTTTGAGGAAAAAGAGCGGCGCGCCGCGGAGAACTTTGGAGCCGCTGCCAAAAAAGCGGGAGTGAAGCGCATCATATACCTGGGCGGCCTGGCCCGTGGCGAAGGCAGCAGCCTGTCCCCGCATCTGCGTTCCCGCAAAGCCGTAGGCGACACGCTTCGCGCGTCCGGAGTCCAGGTCATCGAGTTTCAGGCGTCCATCGTGCTGGGCCGGGGCAGTTTATCGTTTGAGATGATCCGGGCCTTGTCGGAACGTCTGCCCATCATGATCATGCCGCGCTGGGTCCGGGTGAAAGCCCAGCCCATTTGCATTTGCGATCTGGTTCTGTATCTGGTACAGGCGGTGGACCTGCCCACACAAGAAAACGAAATTTTCCAGATCGGGGGTGCCGATCAGGTGTCTTACAAGGAGCTGATCGCCGAGTACTCGCGCCAGCGGAAACTGTGGCGCATGCTGATTCCGGTACCGGTGCTGACACCGTACCTTTCCAGCCTGTGGCTGGCGCTGGTGACCCCGGTCTATGCCCGTGTGGGGCGCAAATTGATCGAAAGCATCAAAAGCCCGACGGTGGTCACCGAACACCACGCGGAGACGGTATTCCCCGATATCAAGCCGATGGGCATGGTGGCGTCCATTGAATATGCCCTCCGTGAAATCGAGTTGTTTGGTCCGGTTTAA
- a CDS encoding MBL fold metallo-hydrolase, translating to MSALQELAPGLYRWSEFSDEKQLNFNGYYLAHGGEAVLIDPPELDGDALHMLKDTVARTGGNPLKAILLTNVHHDRASQRLKDVFQVPIHIHEQDKPLLEFSPDATFRNGDTLPCGLQVIHLQNQKSPGECALFQKEKKWLFVGDALIGKVAGEVNQLPPDKFDDITKAKEGLKVLLNYEFEDLLLGDGEPIRGNARQTLDVFFTD from the coding sequence ATGTCCGCATTGCAAGAACTGGCTCCGGGCCTGTACCGCTGGTCCGAGTTTTCAGATGAAAAACAACTCAACTTCAACGGCTACTACCTGGCCCATGGCGGCGAGGCGGTGCTGATCGATCCGCCGGAACTGGACGGCGACGCCCTGCACATGCTGAAGGACACCGTCGCCCGCACCGGAGGCAACCCGTTGAAAGCCATCCTTCTCACCAATGTACACCACGACCGCGCCAGCCAGCGGCTGAAGGACGTCTTTCAAGTACCCATCCACATTCATGAACAGGACAAGCCTCTATTGGAGTTTTCACCTGACGCCACCTTCAGAAATGGCGATACCCTGCCCTGCGGCCTGCAGGTGATTCACCTGCAGAACCAGAAATCCCCGGGCGAGTGCGCCCTTTTTCAAAAGGAAAAGAAATGGTTGTTTGTGGGCGACGCGCTGATCGGGAAGGTAGCGGGTGAGGTCAACCAACTGCCGCCGGATAAATTTGACGACATCACGAAAGCCAAGGAAGGTTTGAAGGTGCTGTTGAATTATGAGTTCGAGGATCTTCTGCTCGGCGACGGCGAGCCCATCCGCGGCAACGCGCGCCAGACGCTGGATGTGTTCTTCACTGATTGA
- the ggt gene encoding gamma-glutamyltransferase: MRLARFTCTVIAGLLVLALPLSTEAQLKNIYSQRDRFHPEVGHRGMVVSQEKTASAIGVEILKKGGNAVDAAVAIGFALAVTLPRAGNIGGGGFMMVHLAKTGETVIIDYREKAPAQAHSDMYLNPDGTVNRRLLEAHRLSAGIPGTVAGLWMAHQKYGSLPWKDLVTPAIKLADRGIFINYDHVFTITKGKKRLKAFEATRKMFFKPDGSMYKLGEKIVFEDLAHSLKLIAEEGPSAFYEGEIAQKIVADMQANGGIITLEDLKNYSPVMREPVRGTYRGHEIVSMPPPSAGGIQIIQILNILEHYPLQEYGSNTAQTLHLIAEAMRRSFADRSQYLGDADYWPVPVKTLISKEYATKLSRDIDTEHATPSEKVKPGEFMNKESDETTHFSVMDEGGNVVANTYTLNFSFGSGIVVPGTGILLNNEMDDFSAKVGARNAYGLLGGDANSVQPGKKPLSSMCPTIVFKNGKPLLATGSPGGPRLTTATLQVLINVMDFGMNIAAATNAPRIHHQWVPDRLRVEKGMSQDTIDILKSMGHDVRVTNTIGSTQTVMRKGKYFYGAADPRRPGAGAKGY; this comes from the coding sequence ATGCGACTTGCCAGATTCACTTGCACCGTTATAGCAGGACTGCTGGTGCTCGCGCTTCCTCTCTCCACCGAAGCGCAGTTGAAAAACATCTATTCCCAGCGCGACCGGTTTCACCCGGAAGTGGGCCATCGCGGCATGGTGGTCAGCCAGGAAAAAACTGCGAGTGCCATTGGAGTGGAGATTCTTAAGAAGGGCGGCAACGCGGTGGACGCGGCCGTCGCCATTGGATTCGCGCTCGCGGTCACCCTTCCGCGCGCCGGGAACATAGGTGGCGGCGGGTTCATGATGGTACACCTCGCCAAAACCGGGGAAACGGTGATCATCGATTACCGGGAAAAAGCACCTGCCCAGGCCCACTCCGACATGTACCTGAACCCGGACGGCACGGTGAACCGCCGCCTGCTGGAAGCACACCGCCTTTCCGCCGGTATTCCAGGCACGGTGGCCGGACTTTGGATGGCGCATCAAAAATACGGCTCACTTCCCTGGAAAGACCTCGTCACACCTGCCATCAAGCTTGCCGACCGCGGCATCTTCATCAACTACGATCACGTCTTCACCATCACCAAGGGAAAGAAACGGCTGAAAGCGTTCGAGGCCACGCGCAAGATGTTTTTCAAACCCGACGGTTCGATGTACAAGCTGGGAGAAAAAATCGTGTTTGAAGACCTCGCGCATTCCCTGAAACTCATCGCGGAGGAGGGTCCCTCGGCTTTTTACGAAGGGGAAATCGCACAAAAAATCGTGGCGGACATGCAGGCGAACGGCGGCATCATCACCCTGGAGGACTTAAAGAATTACAGTCCCGTCATGCGTGAACCCGTTCGCGGAACCTACCGCGGGCATGAGATTGTCAGCATGCCGCCGCCCAGTGCGGGGGGCATCCAGATCATCCAGATCCTCAATATCCTCGAACACTACCCCCTGCAGGAATACGGTTCCAACACCGCGCAGACCCTGCACCTGATCGCCGAGGCCATGCGCCGATCGTTTGCCGACCGAAGCCAGTACCTGGGTGATGCCGATTACTGGCCGGTCCCCGTGAAAACACTCATTTCCAAGGAATACGCAACCAAACTGAGCCGGGACATCGACACCGAACACGCCACACCGTCCGAAAAAGTGAAGCCGGGCGAATTCATGAACAAGGAAAGCGACGAGACCACGCACTTTTCTGTGATGGACGAAGGAGGCAACGTGGTGGCCAACACGTATACGCTGAACTTCAGCTTCGGCTCGGGCATCGTGGTGCCGGGCACCGGCATCCTGCTCAACAATGAAATGGACGACTTCTCGGCCAAGGTCGGGGCCAGGAACGCTTACGGCCTCCTGGGCGGGGATGCCAATTCCGTCCAGCCCGGAAAAAAACCGCTCAGTTCCATGTGCCCGACCATCGTGTTCAAAAACGGCAAGCCGCTCCTGGCCACCGGAAGTCCCGGCGGGCCGCGACTGACCACAGCAACGCTCCAGGTGCTGATCAACGTGATGGACTTTGGCATGAACATCGCCGCCGCCACCAACGCGCCGCGCATCCATCACCAATGGGTGCCTGACAGGCTTCGCGTGGAAAAGGGAATGAGCCAGGACACCATCGACATCCTGAAAAGCATGGGCCACGACGTGCGTGTGACCAACACCATCGGCTCCACACAGACGGTCATGCGCAAGGGCAAATATTTTTACGGAGCGGCCGACCCGCGCCGGCCCGGAGCGGGCGCAAAAGGATACTGA
- a CDS encoding hybrid sensor histidine kinase/response regulator, with translation MKMGAGVVTAEDIMASKILIVDDELTNVQLLEKVLQHEGYANFQSITDPRKAIPKYQSFQPDLVLLDLNMPEIDGFEIMEQLKEIEKESYLPVLVLTAQADLNTRLRALRMGARDYVNKPFDISEICSRIRNILEVRRLHNQIRKQNEILEEKVRERTAAMIAYHQQLMHVEKLSAVGKLAASIAHEINNPLLGVRNILEQIQDGTQLNEDLKSLADLAVRETTRVMDLATRLKQFYRPSTGKSVPLDMHQVFDDMMALAMKNFQSKKIKIVKKYADELPPVLGVEDQVKQVALNLLQNAEEAIHQENGTIHINTATDGKHVTVEIEDTGCGIEKEAIPKIFEPFYTTKSEVKGTGLGLSVSYGIVQKHGGTIECDSTPGQGTRFTLKFPVSQNGPVAGKNEKPG, from the coding sequence ATGAAGATGGGAGCAGGCGTGGTCACAGCAGAAGACATCATGGCGTCGAAAATTTTGATTGTGGACGACGAATTGACGAACGTCCAGCTATTGGAAAAAGTACTTCAGCATGAAGGTTATGCCAATTTTCAATCCATCACCGATCCCCGCAAGGCCATCCCCAAATACCAGTCGTTCCAGCCGGACCTGGTCCTCCTCGATCTGAACATGCCGGAGATCGACGGCTTCGAGATCATGGAGCAGTTGAAGGAAATCGAAAAGGAATCGTATCTTCCGGTGCTGGTGCTGACCGCACAGGCCGACCTCAACACCCGCCTCCGGGCCCTTCGCATGGGCGCCCGCGACTATGTGAACAAACCGTTCGACATCTCGGAAATCTGTTCCCGCATCCGCAATATCCTGGAAGTGCGCCGGCTCCACAACCAGATCCGCAAGCAGAACGAGATTCTGGAAGAAAAGGTGCGGGAACGGACGGCGGCGATGATCGCCTACCACCAGCAACTGATGCACGTGGAAAAGCTTTCCGCCGTGGGCAAGCTGGCCGCTTCCATAGCGCACGAGATCAACAATCCCTTGCTGGGTGTGCGCAATATTCTGGAACAGATTCAGGACGGGACGCAACTCAACGAAGATTTGAAAAGCCTGGCCGACCTGGCCGTGCGGGAGACGACGCGGGTGATGGACCTGGCCACGCGACTCAAGCAGTTTTATCGTCCTTCCACGGGAAAGTCCGTGCCGTTGGACATGCACCAGGTTTTCGATGACATGATGGCCCTTGCGATGAAAAACTTTCAGTCGAAAAAAATCAAGATCGTCAAGAAGTATGCTGACGAGTTGCCTCCGGTGCTGGGTGTGGAGGACCAGGTCAAGCAGGTGGCGTTGAACCTCCTGCAGAATGCCGAAGAGGCCATCCACCAAGAGAACGGCACAATCCACATAAACACTGCCACCGACGGCAAGCACGTTACCGTTGAAATCGAAGACACGGGTTGCGGCATCGAGAAGGAGGCCATTCCTAAAATCTTCGAGCCGTTTTACACCACCAAGTCGGAGGTGAAGGGAACCGGGCTGGGGCTTTCGGTCAGTTACGGCATCGTACAGAAACATGGAGGAACCATCGAGTGCGACAGCACGCCGGGACAGGGGACCCGGTTCACCCTCAAGTTCCCCGTATCCCAGAACGGTCCGGTTGCCGGGAAAAACGAGAAACCGGGCTGA
- a CDS encoding sigma-54-dependent transcriptional regulator — translation METVNKILIVDDEEIVRRAYSHQLNQRGFEVEARDSAEKALDLLSPAWPGIVITDMMMPGMNGLDLLAAIREMDADLPVVLMTGQGDVPMAVKAIHDGAYDFLEKPFETDRFMDVLHRALEKRRLVMEVRELKASREGSRGKAQIIGKSPAIEKLRQTVENIADCDVDVLLLGETGAGKDLVARCLHDQSKRAGNHFVAINCGAIPEAIIESELFGHEAGSFTGASKRRVGKFEHAQGGTVFLDEIESMPLHLQVKLLHVLQDRYILRVGSNDPVNVDVRVIAATKEDLRQAYAENKFRKDLYYRLNVVQIELPALRDRKEDIPVLFQHFVLEACVRYNIQAPAPSKETIQRLLSRQWEGNVRELRNEAEKFVLGLNLDLESSLLTSDGPHDSNPDTLNLTFKEQVANFERNLIEQELVRQKGDLKKAQEVLQIPKQTLYDKIKIFGLNRKDYQ, via the coding sequence ATGGAAACGGTCAACAAGATCCTGATTGTGGATGATGAGGAAATCGTTCGTCGCGCCTACTCACATCAGTTGAACCAACGCGGGTTTGAAGTCGAAGCCCGGGATTCCGCCGAAAAGGCGTTGGATCTGTTGTCCCCGGCCTGGCCGGGTATCGTCATCACCGACATGATGATGCCCGGCATGAACGGGCTGGACCTGCTGGCGGCCATCCGCGAAATGGATGCGGATCTTCCCGTGGTGTTGATGACCGGTCAGGGGGACGTTCCGATGGCGGTGAAAGCCATCCATGACGGGGCTTACGATTTTCTGGAAAAACCGTTCGAAACGGACCGCTTCATGGACGTGCTTCACCGGGCGCTGGAAAAACGACGGCTGGTGATGGAAGTGCGCGAATTGAAAGCTTCCCGCGAGGGCAGCCGCGGCAAGGCTCAGATCATCGGCAAATCTCCCGCTATTGAAAAATTGAGGCAAACCGTGGAGAATATCGCCGACTGCGATGTGGACGTTCTCCTGCTGGGTGAAACCGGAGCGGGCAAAGACCTTGTCGCCCGTTGTCTTCACGATCAGAGCAAGCGCGCCGGCAATCACTTTGTTGCCATCAACTGTGGCGCCATCCCGGAAGCCATCATAGAAAGCGAACTGTTCGGGCACGAGGCGGGATCGTTCACCGGTGCCAGCAAGCGGCGCGTGGGTAAATTCGAGCACGCCCAGGGCGGCACGGTGTTTCTGGATGAAATCGAAAGCATGCCGCTGCACCTGCAGGTCAAGCTGTTGCATGTTCTGCAGGACCGTTACATCCTGCGTGTGGGGTCCAACGATCCGGTCAACGTGGACGTGCGCGTGATCGCCGCCACCAAGGAAGACCTGAGGCAGGCGTACGCGGAAAACAAGTTCCGCAAGGATCTGTATTACCGGTTGAACGTGGTGCAGATCGAACTGCCCGCTCTCCGTGACCGCAAGGAAGACATCCCCGTCCTGTTCCAGCATTTTGTTCTGGAAGCCTGTGTCCGCTACAATATACAGGCCCCTGCGCCGTCCAAGGAAACGATCCAGCGCCTGTTGAGCCGGCAGTGGGAGGGCAATGTGCGTGAGTTGCGCAACGAGGCGGAAAAATTCGTGCTCGGCCTCAATCTCGACCTCGAATCCTCGCTGTTGACGTCCGACGGTCCTCACGACTCCAACCCGGACACACTCAATTTGACGTTTAAAGAGCAGGTCGCAAATTTTGAACGGAACCTGATTGAACAGGAACTGGTCCGGCAGAAGGGAGACCTTAAAAAAGCGCAGGAGGTCCTGCAGATTCCGAAACAAACGCTTTATGACAAAATAAAAATTTTCGGTTTGAACCGAAAAGACTACCAGTAA
- a CDS encoding ATP-binding protein, giving the protein MNSWQANGTLEVTGEFLRDVLEACPQGVVCTNATGMVIWANSRAGEMLGFLHEPIDHHLMDEFLEPGHLSAYHEVLDRQVKTKASSRTLDLKMAGLGGKFFDAEIGLRAMTHEGVLMVVHTIFPREPKRSSSHARQNGSIAGEKQFEMLMDRVQRHLPGPVGEMVVLSYQALRNFEKNGDREGMAKVQELERTAGDLTRLLTEMGLNEALVPNSGPLRMKVALDQVVSRVAVEVSDLLQSPPNRMEVGYLPVVEGDPEKFYLLFRHLIANAVAFRKKQCPLAITVDSFQGGSGVWHILVKDNGIGFDNKDSDRIFEPFVQLGPAGERLGSGLGLTVCQRIVTEMGGKISALAEKGEGTTVILTFPGQAEVKEGAGI; this is encoded by the coding sequence ATGAATTCCTGGCAAGCGAACGGCACCCTGGAAGTGACAGGCGAATTCTTGAGAGATGTGTTGGAGGCCTGTCCTCAGGGTGTGGTCTGCACCAATGCCACGGGCATGGTGATTTGGGCGAACAGCCGGGCGGGAGAAATGCTGGGATTCCTCCATGAACCGATCGACCACCATTTGATGGATGAATTCTTGGAACCCGGGCACCTGAGTGCGTATCACGAAGTTCTGGACCGGCAGGTTAAAACGAAGGCTTCTTCGAGGACCCTGGATCTGAAAATGGCAGGTCTCGGCGGGAAGTTTTTTGATGCTGAAATCGGGTTGCGGGCCATGACACATGAAGGTGTTCTCATGGTGGTGCATACGATTTTTCCAAGGGAACCAAAACGATCCAGTTCACACGCCAGGCAAAACGGTTCAATTGCCGGCGAAAAACAATTTGAAATGCTGATGGACCGGGTGCAACGCCACCTTCCGGGACCGGTCGGGGAGATGGTGGTCCTGAGTTACCAGGCACTGAGGAATTTTGAAAAAAATGGGGACCGGGAGGGGATGGCCAAAGTGCAGGAGCTGGAGCGGACGGCGGGTGACCTGACACGGCTTTTGACCGAGATGGGCTTGAACGAAGCATTGGTACCCAATTCCGGACCGCTCCGGATGAAGGTGGCTTTGGATCAGGTTGTCTCGCGGGTGGCGGTGGAGGTTTCCGATTTACTGCAATCTCCTCCCAACCGGATGGAGGTGGGTTACCTGCCGGTGGTGGAGGGAGACCCGGAAAAATTCTATCTGTTGTTCCGGCATTTGATTGCCAACGCAGTGGCTTTTCGCAAAAAGCAATGTCCGCTCGCGATCACTGTGGACAGTTTTCAGGGAGGAAGCGGGGTGTGGCACATTCTGGTGAAAGACAACGGAATCGGATTCGATAACAAGGATTCGGACCGAATTTTTGAACCGTTTGTGCAACTGGGCCCGGCGGGGGAACGCCTGGGTTCGGGGCTGGGTTTGACCGTATGTCAGCGGATCGTGACGGAAATGGGGGGAAAGATATCCGCGCTGGCGGAAAAGGGGGAGGGCACGACTGTGATCCTCACCTTTCCCGGTCAGGCCGAGGTAAAGGAGGGTGCTGGAATTTAA
- a CDS encoding HD domain-containing phosphohydrolase, translating into MLTEDDILDGKILIVDDEVSNVKLLEQMLHQRGYSSINVCTDPHEGLKKYQEWGPDLVLLDLNMPGMDGFQFLKEIQVYEREVNPPPILILTANNSNDIRVRALLAGAMDFITKPFNVIEALARIKNMLDVRLLHNQVREQNQVLDQKIQERTQQLVDTRLEVIQRLGRAAEYRDNETGMHVIRMSKFSALLAESIGMTAEECDLILNASPMHDIGKIGIPDRILLKPGRLTPEEWEVMKTHTTIGAEILSGSSSEMMKMAESIALTHHEKWDGSGYPSGTKGEEIPVEGRIVAIADVFDALTSDRPYKKAWTVEEAVEELDKCSGQHFDPHLVEKFKTILPEVKEIKNQYVDTPDQFPDLEKFLTNS; encoded by the coding sequence ATGTTGACCGAAGACGATATTCTCGACGGCAAGATTTTGATAGTGGACGATGAGGTGTCTAACGTGAAGCTGTTGGAGCAAATGCTCCACCAGAGGGGATACAGTTCCATCAACGTATGCACGGACCCCCACGAGGGTTTGAAGAAATATCAGGAATGGGGTCCGGACCTTGTTTTGCTGGACCTGAACATGCCGGGGATGGATGGTTTTCAGTTTTTGAAGGAAATACAGGTTTACGAGCGCGAGGTCAATCCCCCTCCGATTTTGATCCTCACGGCCAATAACAGCAACGACATTCGGGTTCGCGCCCTTCTGGCGGGTGCGATGGATTTCATCACCAAGCCGTTCAACGTGATCGAGGCGCTGGCCCGCATCAAGAACATGCTGGACGTGCGGCTGCTGCATAACCAGGTTCGCGAGCAGAACCAGGTTCTCGACCAGAAAATTCAGGAACGGACCCAACAGCTGGTTGACACCCGTCTCGAGGTGATCCAGCGGCTCGGCCGCGCGGCGGAGTACCGGGACAATGAAACCGGCATGCACGTCATTCGGATGAGCAAGTTCTCCGCGCTGCTGGCGGAGTCCATAGGCATGACTGCGGAAGAATGCGACCTGATCCTGAATGCGAGTCCCATGCACGACATCGGCAAAATCGGCATCCCCGACCGCATACTGCTGAAACCGGGGCGGCTCACACCGGAAGAATGGGAAGTGATGAAAACCCACACCACAATCGGTGCGGAAATCCTTTCCGGGTCCAGTTCGGAAATGATGAAGATGGCGGAGAGCATCGCCCTCACGCACCACGAGAAATGGGACGGGTCTGGCTATCCATCAGGGACGAAGGGGGAAGAAATTCCTGTGGAAGGCCGGATCGTTGCCATTGCCGATGTGTTCGACGCCCTCACTTCCGACCGGCCTTACAAAAAAGCCTGGACGGTGGAGGAGGCCGTTGAGGAATTGGATAAATGTTCCGGGCAGCATTTCGACCCCCACCTGGTTGAAAAATTCAAAACCATTTTGCCGGAAGTCAAAGAAATCAAAAATCAATATGTGGACACGCCGGACCAGTTTCCGGATCTGGAAAAGTTCCTCACCAACTCGTAA
- a CDS encoding GGDEF domain-containing response regulator, translating into MKSHFGMNILIVDDIPSNIDILRGMLEKEDYVIFATSAGNRVPEILSRSLPDLILLDAHLEGTDSFELSRQLKSNPVTADIPIIFLLGQTSIEEIDNCYLSGGADYITKPFRQDEVLARAQNQLRIQQLQREKKLLIKEMSQKLGAKRTPGVLDRDLLLELYRWEGIRYQRIQVPFTLMMGHIDEWQEKFSREKKEDLDHLLSDLGEKLNSHSRILDAIGQWNPQRFIVLLPGTRLEGAVVVARKFQTILKNSLFRIGSQDMAVSMSFGMCQYPIGTATELEVRLKQAIENTEHQLDQAVRGGTNQICFAPVESG; encoded by the coding sequence ATGAAAAGTCATTTCGGAATGAATATTCTGATTGTGGATGACATTCCCTCCAACATCGATATCCTGAGAGGGATGCTGGAGAAGGAAGATTACGTTATTTTCGCTACTTCCGCCGGAAATCGGGTCCCTGAAATCCTTTCCCGTTCTCTACCTGACCTCATTCTGCTGGATGCGCACCTCGAAGGGACAGACAGCTTCGAGCTGAGCAGGCAGCTGAAATCCAACCCAGTCACTGCGGACATTCCCATTATTTTTCTGCTGGGCCAGACCAGCATTGAGGAAATCGATAATTGTTACCTGTCGGGCGGTGCCGATTACATCACCAAGCCGTTTCGACAGGACGAGGTGCTGGCCCGAGCCCAGAACCAATTGCGAATCCAGCAGCTTCAGCGCGAGAAAAAGCTGTTGATCAAGGAAATGTCGCAAAAACTCGGTGCCAAGAGGACGCCGGGAGTTCTGGACCGGGACCTGCTGTTGGAGTTATACCGGTGGGAAGGCATTCGCTACCAGCGGATTCAGGTGCCGTTCACTTTAATGATGGGCCATATCGATGAATGGCAGGAGAAGTTTTCCCGTGAAAAGAAAGAGGATCTGGATCATCTGCTGTCGGACCTGGGAGAAAAGCTGAACAGTCACAGCCGAATCCTGGATGCCATCGGGCAATGGAATCCTCAACGGTTTATAGTGTTGCTTCCGGGCACGCGGCTGGAGGGAGCGGTGGTGGTGGCGCGCAAGTTCCAGACCATTCTGAAGAACTCCCTGTTTCGTATTGGATCGCAGGATATGGCCGTTTCCATGAGTTTTGGAATGTGCCAGTATCCGATTGGCACAGCCACCGAGTTGGAGGTGCGGCTCAAACAGGCTATAGAAAATACCGAACATCAGCTGGACCAGGCGGTAAGGGGCGGTACGAACCAGATTTGTTTTGCTCCCGTGGAAAGCGGATAA